Proteins co-encoded in one Metabacillus sp. KUDC1714 genomic window:
- a CDS encoding antibiotic biosynthesis monooxygenase family protein, with amino-acid sequence MFVNTATFEIEKAYEERLVNKRKKDKAQIEEAKGILSFECWRRENKDTVEFVYVSKWESQAAFKAWISRDEHVNEHKEMNKRKKDNEEKEQVKMKKTLRAFELYDSSDN; translated from the coding sequence ATGTTTGTAAACACAGCAACCTTTGAAATTGAAAAAGCGTACGAGGAGCGTCTTGTAAATAAGCGTAAAAAAGACAAAGCACAGATAGAGGAGGCGAAAGGAATCCTTTCCTTTGAATGCTGGCGTAGAGAAAACAAAGACACAGTTGAATTTGTCTATGTATCAAAATGGGAATCACAAGCTGCCTTCAAAGCATGGATTTCAAGAGATGAACATGTTAACGAGCATAAGGAAATGAACAAGCGAAAAAAAGACAATGAGGAAAAAGAGCAAGTGAAAATGAAAAAGACTTTACGAGCATTTGAGCTTTATGATAGCTCTGATAATTAA